A genomic segment from Fusarium fujikuroi IMI 58289 draft genome, chromosome FFUJ_chr04 encodes:
- a CDS encoding related to protein tyrosine phosphatase phi, whose protein sequence is MDRIPKFRRKPKNPTIQTSVERSSSDTVDSIASTELQAATLQSQQQDGQQVLPQKPKLSKRAAFRNFRLRGSTKRARDSPPVELPSSPPPAVVSHDGVKSRPVTAEGDALANSKGSGPRIPAFLESSMQDVDFKFQELTWAERDRVLEGTKNEGDEEFKWGTFKQVDTQEKGVMDRYINIKPWNHNRVKLQVPEDELDYVNASEITLTSPSDPSREPLRYIAMQGPTQPSIDYVWRMIAEQMSSPAVIVQLTTMAEGGVVKCHQYFPDNQDHPIWTLNEHDAWNDDWQAQITYDYFEELADGAIEKRKLLMHLKDEQEPRIVWHLLYRRWPDFGVPELEDLDGFFELMQKSRELSAPENPRIIHCSAGVGRTGTFITLEHLMRELELGTFEKYDEPAEGPDLIFETVDHLREQRVGMVQGRPQFMFIYQVMRKLWQDKYGVDEEGNEPAAKRLEVGDPFIDDSVSDSTQANH, encoded by the exons ATGGACAGGATCCCCAAGTTCAGGCGCAAACCCAAGAACCCCACGATCCAGACCTCCGTCGAACGCTCCAGCAGTGATACCGTCGATAGTATCGCCAGCACCGAGTTACAGGCTGCAACTTTGCAGTCGCAACAACAGGACGGGCAACAAGTCCTACCACAAAAACCCAAGCTCTCAAAGAGGGCCGCATTCCGAAATTTCCGTTTGCGCGGCTCCACAAAGAGAGCGCGCGACAGTCCACCCGTCGAGTTGCCTTCCAGTCCTCCGCCGGCCGTCGTGAGCCACGACGGTGTCAAGAGTCGACCCGTCACGGCCGAAGGCGATGCGCTGGCTAATTCAAAGGGGTCTGGTCCCCGGATTCCTGCCTTTTTGGAATCTTCGATGCAGG ATGTTGATTTCAAATTCCAGGAGTTGACGTGGGCGGAACGAGACCGAGTTCTTGAGGGCACAAAGAATGAGGGGGATGAAGAGTTCAAATGGGGAACTTTCAAGCAGGTTGACACCCAGGAGAAGGGTGTGATGGATCgctacatcaacatcaagcctTGGAATCATAACCGAGTCAAACTGCAGGTCCCTGAGGATGAACTTGACTATGTCAACGCTTCCGAGATCACTCTTACCTCGCCTTCCGATCCTAGCCGTGAGCCGTTGCGATACATCGCTATGCAAGGACCAACGCAGCCATCAATCGACTATGTCTGGCGCATGATTGCGGAGCAAATGTCTTCACCTGCCGTTATCGTACAGCTGACAACCATGGCAGAGGGTGGAGTTGTCAAATGTCACCAATACTTCCCCGATAACCAAGATCACCCAATCTGGACTCTGAATGAACACGATGCGTGGAACGATGACTGGCAGGCCCAGATCACGTACGATTATTTCGAGGAACTGGCTGACGGCGCTATTGAGAAGCGCAAGCTGCTTATGCACCTGAAGGATGAACAAGAGCCCCGAATCGTGTGGCACCTTCTGTATAGACGATGGCCTGACTTTGGGGTTCCCGAACTAGAAGATCTCGATGGCTTCTTTGAACTCATGCAAAAGTCTCGCGAGCTGAGCGCGCCCGAGAACCCGCGAATCATCCATTGCAGTGCTGGTGTTGGCCGAACCGGCACTTTCATTACGCTCGAGCATCTAATGCGCGAGCTAGAACTGGGCACCTTTGAGAAGTATGACGAGCCAGCAGAGGGCCCGGACCTGATCTTTGAGACAGTCGACCATCTCCGAGAGCAGCGTGTTGGCATGGTTCAGGGCCGTCCTCAATTCATGTTCATTTACCAAGTTATGCGGAAACTATGGCAAGATAAATATGGAGTCGATGAAGAGGGCAATGAGCCTGCAGCTAAGAGGCTGGAAGTTGGCGATCCATTCATAGATGACTCGGTATCCGACTCTACGCAAGCCAACCACTAG
- a CDS encoding related to FMP25 Found in Mitochondrial Proteome, translated as MNVSRATLGRAVVRSQARQPLTISRRQWVRYAHDHGSEYSQPPRNRSGKIISFAAVFGLAAAGAYFYPILTGKSSSPAEVEKNEVPTKAELEFEKPRKKVKSKEENRDLISSQHLQVKNSWEHPGVYAWGSNVGKVIDPNSSEKYVKVPRRISYFDDKVLRDLKLTSIFGAAVTEKGDLVQWGLGYNQQDPSPVPTLTGKDLVKIDASLDRIIALSRSGNVYSIPASRNEQEGGLKEEQKKSSWSIWGSGGARENIHFRNLTPPGLSYGETVKDISSGQEHCLMLTSKGRVFSAAASALEFPSKGQMGIAGLNWHNRPKGPYDQPHEITTLKGFDVAQIATGDYHSAVLDKTGRIFGFGDNSFGQLGIDTDFGLSVSDTPVMVPTNLSYAGTGLVPTVTSIAAGGNNTFFTVDAKATTVPGNTKAAPARRLPPVTTDLWACGQGVYGTLGTGRWSHVSPKPTKVKGLSSLFEFDEKTNKMSPIKLKSLSVGATHCSAVMDNVTEVSVTGQGTENETNWGADVVFWGGNEHYQLGTGKRTNLNAPAYIAALDSAADARKEGSPDFHRLSVTPRKTIRLDGGKGRKVSLEQKIECGKYVTGIYSAV; from the coding sequence ATGAACGTTTCTCGAGCGACTCTTGGGCGAGCTGTTGTTCGCTCCCAAGCTCGTCAGCCTCTCACTATATCTCGGCGCCAATGGGTTCGCTACGCCCACGATCATGGCAGCGAgtattctcaacctcctcgcAACCGCAGTGGTAAAATCATTAGTTTTGCAGCCgtctttggtcttgctgctgctggagccTACTTTTATCCCATATTGACCGGAAAGTCTTCATCACCCGCTGAAGTCGAGAAGAACGAAGTTCCTACTAAGGCTGAActcgagtttgagaagcctcgcaagaaggtcaagtcCAAAGAAGAGAACCGAGATCTTATCAGCTCCCAGCATCTCCAAGTTAAGAATAGCTGGGAGCATCCTGGGGTTTATGCCTGGGGCTCCAATGTTGGAAAGGTCATCGATCCAAACTCCAGTGAGAAATATGTCAAAGTACCTCGGAGAATTTCTTACTTTGATGACAAGGTTCTCAGGGATCTCAAGCTGACATCCATCTTCGGTGCAGCTGTCACTGAGAAGGGTGATTTGGTTCAATGGGGCTTGGGCTACAACCAGCAGGACCCTTCGCCTGTGCCTACACTTACAGGCAAAGATCTTGTCAAAATTGATGCTTCGCTTGATCGAATCATTGCTCTGTCACGCAGCGGCAATGTATATTCTATCCCTGCGTCTCGCAACGAACAAGAGGGTGGTCTCAAAGAAGAACAGAAAAAGTCCTCCTGGTCTATATGGGGATCTGGTGGTGCCCGAGAGAACATACATTTCCGCAATTTGACACCACCTGGTCTATCATATGGTGAAACCGTGAAGGACATCAGCAGCGGCCAGGAGCATTGTCTCATGCTCACCTCCAAAGGACGTGtcttctctgctgctgctagtGCTCTCGAGTTTCCTTCCAAGGGGCAGATGGGTATTGCAGGTTTGAATTGGCATAACAGGCCCAAGGGACCTTACGACCAACCTCATGAAATCACAACTCTAAAGGGATTCGACGTGGCACAGATTGCAACTGGCGATTACCACTCGGCTGTTCTTGATAAAACTGGACGTATTTTTGGATTTGGTGACAACTCATTCGGCCAGCTTGGGATCGATACCGACTTTGGCCTTTCGGTTTCTGACACCCCTGTAATGGTTCCTACCAACCTGTCTTACGCGGGCACTGGGCTTGTCCCGACGGTAACGTCCATAGCGGCAGGTGGGAACAATACTTTCTTCACTGTGGATGCGAAGGCCACGACAGTTCCTGGCAACACAAAGGCTGCGCCAGCGAGAAGGCTTCCTCCTGTGACTACAGATCTGTGGGCTTGCGGCCAAGGAGTGTACGGGACACTGGGCACTGGTCGATGGTCACACGTCTCGCCCAAGCCGACCAAGGTGAAGGGTCTGTCGTCCCTGTTCGAGTTTGACGAGAAAACCAACAAGATGAGCCCCATTAAACTCAAGTCTCTGTCAGTTGGGGCCACTCACTGCTCGGCTGTCATGGACAATGTCACCGAAGTCTCGGTCACGGGTCAAGGGACCGAGAACGAGACCAACTGGGGAGCAGACGTCGTATTCTGGGGTGGCAATGAGCACTATCAGCTTGGCACCGGAAAACGAACCAACTTGAACGCTCCAGCTTATATTGCCGCTCTGGACAGCGCAGCCGATGCTCGTAAGGAGGGCTCACCAGACTTCCACCGGCTGTCTGTGACTCCTCGCAAGACAATCCGTCTGGACGGTGGAAAGGGCCGAAAGGTCTCATTGGAACAAAAGATTGAGTGTGGCAAGTACGTGACTGGCATCTACTCTGCCGTGTGA
- a CDS encoding related to conserved oligomeric Golgi complex component 3, with product MYEDSWYTLMPDLGTSKKSHSNTLSQSHGHRRKESLLQQPNETGQTHEAATPLPNVYEEIEDTDTPPEPTVLRRASSYSDFYRVVKEQLSKDTRPRPKKTDKHSRAWEALTLSDSSQKLEKHDTISLDSYDEQLLDAGQQEYLLYRDQLTVTERHLDGLIEDANVTLKLLTALSNSFGSVEAQTSTFQAQCEELLQEQRRLEVLADEVGTDLHYYAYLDNATRRLNAPGASRLVDDASFGEMVENIDACIVFMENHPTYRDRDTYLARYTALLTKALHLLEHGYKTSLEKVSPEVGRQIIATKSESARHALAYGRFQEMMLDSYGLIPNVHRIIRRAYDSYGQRNESCSHFETYANTANNIIHTHLTTRDRDLKVLTQSDIAEFNKEVKSLSAETASRNFIKQCFERMYNEENLFVKLFDLEPIWTQAADSVYQAIKPINTTIAHPGNLTPLVTNLQTVLQTAPLETTCNVVGLLANEYFGADLDDMESPYFIKCKQYTSQLLAHHLWPLTDTVFEAEVTKTITKAPVQDASLKIGPVVGGVASSNAHPLVKQAIKLLSMYENCMPKERSSKNSSVVFNIVRETIQVLQRAEARIQSLKASTDPDLFMVKNLLIIKNELVSLEIGDIRNHGASMQHFVHIWDTLSPQNWVGFFSNIIGGGLWSRGTPSVTAKTLTVEDMNEQLDELLRQSIYNFTHRWGTLMNDSQNRKPGVKPIAKVEAELESLLMTAFSNHPEVVGKLKEAIEQHAQAQNDAKDEKQGARRY from the exons ATGTACGAGGACTCTTGGTATACGCTGATGCCCGACCTGGGCACCAGCAAGAAGAGTCACTCTAATACCCTTAGTCAGAGTCATGGCCACCGTCGCAAGGAGTCTCTGCTCCAACAACCCAAT GAAACAGGCCAAACACACGAAGCTGCGACGCCGTTGCCAAATGTTTACGAAGAAATCGAGGATACCGACACTCCACCAGAACCGACCGTCCTTCGTCGAGCCAGTTCCTATTCCGACTTCTATCGAGTGGTCAAAGAACAGCTGTCTAAAGACACACGACCACGACCTAAGAAGACCGACAAGCACAGCAGAGCATGGGAAGCTCTGACGCTTTCAGACTCCAGTCAGAAACTTGAAAAACACGACACCATCAGCCTGGACTCATACGATGAGCAATTGCTGGATGCTGGTCAGCAGGAATACTT ACTATATCGCGACCAACTCACTGTCACGGAGCGTCACTTAGATGGCCTTATCGAAGATGCAAATGTTACGCTAAAACTCCTTACCGCCTTATCGAACTCTTTCGGCTCCGTCGAGGCGCAAACGTCAACTTTCCAAGCGCAATGCGAAGAACTTTTGCAGGAACAAAGAAGGCTGGAAGTTTTGGCCGACGAAGTCGGCACCGATCTTCATTACTATGCGTACCTCGATAATGCAACAAGACGTCTCAATGCGCCGGGCGCCAGCCGATTGGTTGATGATGCCTCTTTTGGAGAGATGGTCGAGAATATTGACGCCTGCATCGTCTTTATGGAGAATCAT CCAACATACCGCGACCGCGATACCTATCTCGCACGGTACACTGCGCTTCTCACAAAagcccttcatcttcttgagcatgGCTATAAGACCTCATTGGAAAAGGTATCACCTGAAGTCGGACGTCAGATTATAGCTACAAAATCAGAGTCGGCTCGCCATGCGCTTGCGTATGGTCGTTTCCAAGAGATGATGCTGGACTCGTATGGATTAATACCCAATGTTCACCGCATTATACGCCGCGCATATGATTCTTACGGCCAGCGAAACGAGTCCTGCTCTCACTTCGAGACTTACGCAAATACAGCTAACAACATCATTCATACCCATCTCACGACACGAGACCGCGACTTGAAAGTTTTGACGCAATCTGATATCGCAGAGTTCAATAAAGAAGTCAAGAGCCTGTCGGCTGAGACAGCATCACGGAATTTCATCAAGCAATGCTTCGAACGCATGTACAATGAGGAGAATCTGTTCGTGAAACTCTTCGATCTGGAACCCATATGGACACAAGCAGCAGACTCAGTGTATCAGGCCATCAAAcccatcaacaccaccattGCTCATCCTGGCAACTTGACGCCATTGGTGACTAACCTCCAAACTGTCCTACAGACTGCACCATTGGAGACGACGTGTAACGTGGTGGGCTTGTTAGCCAATGAATACTTTGGTGCCGATTTAGATGATATGGAGTCGCCATATTTCATCAAATGCAAGCAATACACCTCACAACTTCTTGCCCATCATCTATGGCCCTTGACAGATACAGTTTTTGAGGCGGAAGTCACAAAAACGATCACAAAGGCGCCTGTTCAAGACGCTTCTCTCAAGATCGGACCTGTTGTCGGTGGCGTAGCATCATCAAATGCCCATCCCTTGGTCAAACAAGCCATCAAACTTTTGAGCATGTATGAGAATTGCATGCCTAAAGAAAGATCT TCGAAAAATAGTTCAGTTGTGTTCAATATTGTTCGAGAAACCATTCAGGTGCTCCAACGTGCAGAAGCAAGGATACAGTCATTAAAGGCTAGCACGGATCCTGATCTGTTTATGGTGAAAAACTTGCTCATCATAAAGAACGAGCTGGTTTCGTTGGAGATTGGTGATATCCGAAACCATGGTGCTTCTATGCAGCACTTTGTTCACATCTGGGACACCCTGAGCCCCCAGAATTGGGTCGGTTTCTTTTCTAACATTATCGGCGGCGGTCTGTGGTCTAGAGGCACACCCTCCGTGACAGCGAAAACCTTGACTGTTGAGGATATGAACGAGCAGCTTGACGAGTTACTGCGACAGTCTATCTACAACTTCACACATCGCTGGGGTACTCTGATGAACGACTCGCAGAATAGAAAACCTGGAGTGAAGCCAATCGCGAAGGTGGAGGCTGAACTAGAAAGCTTACTCATGACTGCGTTCAGCAACCACCCTGAAGTGGTTGGAAAACTCAAGGAGGCTATTGAGCAGCATGCGCAGGCGCAGAATGATGCGAAAGACGAGAAGCAAGGAGCGAGACGCTactga
- a CDS encoding related to carrier protein YMC1, mitochondrial, with product MDALELESAKQSPAIETAKDLFSGAVGGIAQVLIGQPFDIVKVRLQTTTQYSSAINAATTIYKNEGALAFYKGTLTPLIGIGACVSVQFGAFNAAKRWFQTRNNGAELSYPQYGAAGAFAGVSNSVLSGPIEHIRIRLQSQPHGAGRLYDGPGDCIRKLGAHNGVLSGIYRGQAVTIWREAFAYGSWFTAFEYMMNSDAAHNKIDRKDIPAYKIALYGGLAGEVLWLSSYPFDVIKSKMQTDGFGANQKYATMRDCFAKTWRAEGAAGFWKGIGPTLARAMPVSAGTFIVVEMTMRALNS from the exons ATGGACGCTCTTGAGCTGGAGTCGGCCAAGCAGAGCCCGGCCATTGAGACGGCCAAGGATCTTTTCTCTGGCGCTGTCGGAGGAATTGCACAGGTCTTGATTG GTCAACCCTTTGACATTGTCAAGGTCCGACTGCAAACTACAACACAATACTCGTCTGCCATCAACGCCGCTACCACAATCTACAAGAACGAGGGTGCCCTCGCCTTTTACAAGGGAACGCTTACACCACTCATCGGTATCGGAGCCTGTGTTTCCGTCCAATTCGGTGCCTTCAACGCTGCGAAGCGCTGGTTCCAAACTCGCAACAACGGAGCCGAACTGTCTTATCCCCAATACGGTGCCGCGGGTGCCTTTGCTGGTGTCTCCAACTCGGTCCTCTCAGGTCCCATCGAGCATATTCGTATCCGCCTTCAGAGCCAGCCTCATGGCGCCGGCCGTCTGTACGATGGCCCTGGTGACTGTATTCGCAAACTCGGAGCTCACAATGGTGTTCTGAGTGGCATCTACCGCGGTCAGGCTGTCACCATCTGGCGAGAGGCTTTCGCCTACGGTTCCTGGTTCACTGCCTTTGAGTATATGATGAACTCGGACGCTGCCCACAACAAAATCGACCGCAAGGATATCCCCGCTTACAAGATTGCCCTTTACGGTGGTCTTGCTGGCGAAGTTCTCTGGCTTTCCAGCTATCCCTTCGATGTCATCAAGAGCAAGATGCAGACCGACGGCTTCGGTGCCAACCAAAAATACGCCACTATGCGAGACTGCTTCGCAAAGACTTGGCGAGCTGAGGGGGCGGCTGGCTTCTGGAAGGGTATCGGACCTACACTCGCGCGAGCTATGCCTGTCAGCGCGGGAACTTTTATTGTTGTCGAGATGACCATGCGAGCTCTTAACAGCTAA